From Micromonospora sp. NBC_01699, a single genomic window includes:
- a CDS encoding helix-turn-helix transcriptional regulator, whose product MAALRRPVRETSNGDMNERLRTVMVRRGVAVEDLAGECGVDPKTVERWISSGRVPHRRHRWATARRLGAEEAYLWPDVLASVANKRGEASRAELIEVFPDRASVPRETWLRLLSEAQERVDVLVFSGTFFAQIQPRVARMLADRLSTGVQVRLCFGDPNSEAVTVRDREEGLGGTLAAKIRASLTYYREIAGMDGCEIRLHPTTLYNSLFRYDDEILTNPHAYGEAASANPTFHLRKVDGGGLFDHYVSSFERVWATAMPWLGREV is encoded by the coding sequence GTGGCGGCCTTGCGACGTCCCGTCCGGGAAACGTCCAATGGAGATATGAATGAACGTCTGCGGACGGTGATGGTGCGCCGGGGCGTCGCCGTTGAGGACCTGGCCGGTGAGTGCGGCGTTGACCCGAAGACAGTCGAACGGTGGATTAGCTCGGGGCGGGTGCCGCATCGGCGGCATCGGTGGGCGACGGCGCGGCGGCTGGGTGCGGAAGAGGCGTACCTCTGGCCTGACGTGCTCGCTTCGGTGGCCAACAAGCGTGGTGAGGCGAGTCGGGCCGAGCTGATCGAGGTGTTCCCGGATCGGGCGTCGGTTCCGCGTGAGACGTGGCTACGGCTGCTGTCGGAGGCGCAGGAGCGGGTGGATGTGCTGGTCTTCTCTGGGACTTTTTTCGCGCAGATACAGCCACGGGTTGCCCGGATGCTCGCTGATCGTCTGTCGACCGGGGTGCAGGTGCGACTCTGCTTTGGTGACCCGAACAGCGAGGCGGTGACGGTTCGGGATCGGGAGGAGGGCCTGGGCGGCACGCTCGCGGCGAAGATCCGGGCGTCGTTGACGTACTACCGGGAGATCGCGGGGATGGACGGTTGTGAGATCCGACTACACCCGACGACGCTGTACAACAGCCTGTTTCGGTACGACGACGAGATCCTGACGAACCCGCACGCGTACGGCGAGGCTGCGAGCGCCAATCCGACGTTCCATCTCCGTAAGGTCGACGGTGGCGGCCTGTTCGATCACTACGTGAGTAGCTTCGAGCGGGTGTGGGCTACCGCGATGCCGTGGCTGGGTAGGGAGGTCTGA
- a CDS encoding NUDIX domain-containing protein: MGRVEYWNDPDAPKANTLVPACGVLAVDDQGAILLQRRRDTDQWALPMGKMEIGETPSECAVRETREETGVDVEVTGIVGIYSDPGHIVAYSDGEVRQEYEVTLLARPVGGAPAANDEASEVGWFRNDELAGLDIHPTMRRQIADYLAGRFPHVD; encoded by the coding sequence GTGGGACGTGTCGAGTACTGGAACGACCCGGACGCACCGAAGGCGAACACGCTCGTGCCGGCGTGCGGGGTCCTGGCGGTCGACGACCAGGGGGCGATTCTGCTTCAGCGGCGGCGGGACACCGACCAGTGGGCGCTACCGATGGGCAAGATGGAGATCGGCGAAACCCCGTCTGAGTGCGCGGTCCGGGAGACTCGCGAGGAGACCGGCGTGGACGTGGAGGTGACCGGGATCGTCGGCATCTACTCTGACCCCGGTCACATCGTGGCGTACTCGGACGGTGAGGTGCGTCAGGAGTACGAGGTGACGCTCCTGGCTCGGCCGGTCGGCGGTGCTCCGGCGGCAAACGATGAGGCCAGCGAGGTGGGTTGGTTCCGAAACGATGAGTTGGCTGGGTTGGACATCCACCCGACGATGCGGCGGCAGATCGCGGACTACCTCGCCGGACGCTTCCCGCACGTCGACTGA
- a CDS encoding HAD family hydrolase: MTRPNLRTIADRTRYLLLDFDGPVCSIFANYPAATVATELRRLLVNQGVTLPEHIQTEADPLAVLRFTTTLNQPTITRRIDDALRAAEVTAAATAEPTPYAREVIVTAHQTGRRVAIVSNNSAEAVRAYLTARRLTDYVHPIIGRAHAQPDQMKPNPAPVLAAIRELQADPTQCALVGDSESDVEAAQAAQVTAIGYANKRGKRARLAKAEATIGSMAELATALADEEL, encoded by the coding sequence GTGACCCGCCCCAACCTGCGCACCATCGCCGACCGCACCCGCTACCTGCTGCTCGACTTCGACGGCCCCGTGTGCAGCATCTTCGCCAACTACCCCGCCGCCACCGTCGCGACCGAACTGCGCCGCCTGCTCGTCAACCAGGGCGTGACCCTCCCTGAGCACATCCAGACCGAGGCCGACCCGCTGGCCGTGCTCAGGTTCACCACCACCCTGAATCAACCGACCATCACCCGCCGCATCGACGACGCACTCCGAGCCGCAGAGGTCACCGCGGCTGCCACCGCCGAACCCACCCCGTACGCACGCGAAGTCATCGTCACCGCTCACCAGACCGGCCGACGCGTCGCCATCGTCTCCAACAACTCCGCCGAAGCCGTACGCGCCTACCTCACCGCCCGACGCCTCACCGACTACGTACACCCGATCATCGGCCGCGCCCATGCCCAGCCGGACCAGATGAAGCCCAACCCGGCACCAGTCCTCGCCGCCATCCGCGAGCTACAGGCCGACCCTACGCAATGCGCCCTCGTCGGAGACTCCGAGAGCGACGTCGAAGCCGCCCAGGCCGCCCAGGTCACCGCCATCGGGTACGCCAACAAACGCGGCAAACGCGCCCGCCTCGCCAAAGCCGAAGCCACCATCGGCAGCATGGCCGAACTCGCCACCGCACTCGCCGACGAGGAGCTGTAG
- a CDS encoding GntR family transcriptional regulator — MSLDPDDPRTPSQQIAAALRAEIKTGKFAPGEKLPSQHDLVERFSVARETIKAALRKLQEERLIVTRQGSGTFVRANTERPVGLRPHVERAFEATHVTIDFAGFSGETLYSAIQETLDKVRIGRLTPESIRLRILISDMTAPMAIPCRAEDQADDPAIRARAQRITDRSIHAIIDAVQELADLYLVKTASTEVRVHNAAPLFKLFIINEEEAFFGFYPVVEHTVTINGNPTTIYDAMGKDAILFPFIPSDEDSSNDTLYVDQARVWFNSMWRTIAREYTS, encoded by the coding sequence ATGAGTCTTGACCCCGACGACCCCCGGACACCGTCACAGCAGATCGCGGCAGCCCTACGCGCCGAGATCAAGACCGGCAAGTTCGCCCCCGGCGAGAAGCTGCCCTCACAACACGACCTGGTCGAGCGGTTCAGCGTCGCCCGCGAAACGATCAAAGCCGCCCTCCGCAAGCTCCAGGAGGAACGGCTGATCGTCACCCGCCAGGGCAGCGGCACCTTCGTTCGCGCCAACACCGAACGCCCCGTCGGCCTACGCCCGCACGTGGAGCGCGCCTTCGAGGCCACCCACGTCACGATCGACTTCGCCGGCTTCTCCGGTGAAACGCTCTACAGCGCGATTCAGGAAACCCTGGACAAGGTACGCATCGGCCGGCTCACCCCCGAGTCGATCCGGCTCCGGATCCTCATCTCCGACATGACCGCCCCGATGGCGATCCCGTGCCGCGCCGAGGACCAGGCCGACGACCCCGCGATCCGCGCCCGCGCCCAGCGCATCACCGACCGGTCCATCCACGCCATCATCGACGCCGTCCAGGAACTCGCCGACCTCTACCTGGTCAAGACCGCATCAACCGAGGTACGCGTCCACAACGCCGCCCCACTGTTCAAGCTGTTCATCATCAACGAGGAAGAAGCGTTCTTCGGCTTCTACCCCGTCGTCGAACACACCGTCACCATCAACGGCAACCCGACAACCATCTACGACGCCATGGGCAAAGACGCCATCCTCTTCCCCTTCATACCCAGCGACGAAGACTCCTCCAACGACACCCTCTACGTCGACCAGGCCCGCGTCTGGTTCAACAGCATGTGGCGCACCATCGCCCGCGAGTACACGTCGTGA
- a CDS encoding transcriptional regulator produces the protein MALRGGTRFSVRCGDVFPAGCALVPESMGEVEDYDEKTGRRSPAKDKVTGQRVWQVKVMDLDPELGKRSRETTVKISADYPPAAPTGAYFEQVEFDGMTVTPYVANNGRMAYSLRATGMRAPAGVTSSKAAA, from the coding sequence ATGGCTCTCAGGGGCGGAACGAGGTTTTCGGTCCGGTGTGGGGACGTGTTCCCGGCGGGGTGCGCGTTGGTGCCCGAGTCGATGGGCGAGGTGGAGGACTACGACGAGAAGACCGGCAGGCGGTCCCCGGCGAAGGACAAGGTGACCGGCCAGCGGGTGTGGCAGGTGAAGGTGATGGACCTGGACCCGGAGTTGGGGAAGCGGTCGCGGGAGACGACGGTGAAGATCTCGGCTGACTACCCGCCGGCAGCCCCGACCGGTGCCTACTTCGAGCAGGTGGAGTTCGACGGGATGACGGTCACGCCGTACGTGGCCAACAACGGTCGGATGGCGTACTCGCTGCGGGCGACCGGGATGCGCGCCCCGGCGGGCGTGACCAGCAGTAAGGCGGCGGCGTAG
- a CDS encoding FtsK/SpoIIIE domain-containing protein: MIGRRPRGQVVMTTGGDFVVFRPKRFELPVWAVILGLLARWTGKAVWWCLRHPIATTSTCFVIAVYIDYGWSGLLVPLVLAGAGSAVWRWKHEPSWWAWLAGPLLGRFRQAFVYRRVWREAMTLCGLASTYDHQTVLPELLSVRSDPALDVLTIRMVRGQTPTDFQRVTANLAYAFGRRYVRVYSERPDDAPTRTGHWAWLLRLVDRMRFRDRPTVIYLVLVRTDALRTIVPPFPVPAVPDFTALPLARREDLRTWCLHLLATHVLVGGATRRGKGSVLWSLVRSLAGGVASGLVRLWVIDPKGGMEFALGRPMFARFACKSFEAMADLLDEAVAVMRERQTRLAGNVRVHTSTVEDPLVVVVIDEMAALTAYLQDGDLRKRIAASLGMLLSQGAGVGLLVVAALQDPRKEVLPFRDLFPTRIALGLTEKSQVDMILGDGARDRGALADQMPRWAKGVGYVILDGTPEPMRVRFSYLTDEQIRDMAREYPAPADAADILAQVGRETATEPLRVPLPRRPAAGPLIPDTLLNLLNRDTDKRGGELR; encoded by the coding sequence ATGATCGGGCGGCGGCCTCGGGGCCAGGTGGTGATGACCACCGGCGGGGACTTCGTGGTGTTCCGGCCGAAGCGGTTCGAACTGCCCGTCTGGGCGGTAATCCTCGGCCTGCTCGCCCGGTGGACCGGCAAGGCCGTGTGGTGGTGTCTGCGGCACCCGATCGCCACCACCTCAACCTGCTTCGTCATCGCGGTCTACATCGACTACGGCTGGTCCGGCCTGCTGGTGCCACTGGTCCTGGCCGGCGCCGGGTCGGCGGTATGGCGGTGGAAGCACGAACCGTCATGGTGGGCCTGGTTGGCGGGTCCGTTGCTCGGCCGGTTCCGGCAGGCGTTCGTCTACCGGCGGGTCTGGCGTGAGGCCATGACGCTGTGCGGGCTGGCCAGCACGTACGACCATCAGACCGTCCTGCCCGAGCTGCTGTCGGTGCGGTCGGACCCCGCCCTCGATGTGCTGACGATCCGGATGGTGCGCGGCCAAACCCCGACCGACTTCCAACGGGTGACCGCGAACCTGGCGTACGCGTTCGGCCGGCGATACGTACGGGTGTACTCGGAACGGCCCGACGATGCCCCGACCCGTACCGGTCACTGGGCGTGGCTGCTACGGCTCGTCGACCGGATGCGGTTCCGGGACCGCCCGACGGTGATCTACCTGGTCCTGGTGCGTACGGACGCGCTGCGGACGATCGTGCCGCCGTTCCCCGTCCCGGCGGTGCCGGACTTCACCGCGCTGCCGCTGGCCCGTCGGGAAGACCTGCGTACCTGGTGCCTGCATCTGCTCGCCACTCACGTCCTGGTCGGCGGCGCCACCCGACGAGGTAAGGGCTCGGTGCTCTGGTCCCTCGTCCGTTCCCTCGCCGGCGGGGTCGCCTCCGGGCTGGTTCGGCTGTGGGTGATCGACCCAAAGGGCGGGATGGAGTTCGCGCTCGGACGGCCGATGTTCGCCCGGTTCGCCTGCAAGTCCTTCGAAGCCATGGCAGACCTGCTCGACGAAGCCGTAGCCGTGATGCGCGAGCGACAGACCCGGTTGGCGGGCAACGTCCGGGTGCACACCTCGACTGTGGAAGACCCCCTGGTCGTGGTGGTCATCGACGAAATGGCGGCACTGACCGCGTACCTGCAAGACGGTGACCTGCGTAAGCGGATCGCGGCCTCGCTGGGGATGCTCCTGTCACAGGGTGCCGGCGTCGGGCTCCTGGTCGTGGCCGCGTTGCAGGACCCACGCAAAGAGGTGCTGCCGTTCCGGGACCTGTTCCCGACCCGGATCGCGCTCGGCCTGACCGAAAAATCCCAAGTGGACATGATCCTCGGTGACGGTGCACGCGACCGGGGAGCACTCGCTGACCAGATGCCGCGCTGGGCGAAGGGTGTCGGCTACGTCATCCTCGACGGCACCCCGGAACCGATGCGGGTCCGCTTCTCCTACCTGACCGACGAGCAGATCCGGGACATGGCACGGGAGTACCCGGCCCCCGCCGATGCGGCGGACATCCTCGCCCAGGTCGGCCGCGAAACCGCCACCGAGCCTCTCCGCGTCCCGCTGCCCCGGCGGCCGGCGGCCGGGCCACTCATCCCGGACACCTTGCTGAACCTCCTCAACCGCGACACCGACAAGCGGGGAGGTGAGCTGCGGTGA
- a CDS encoding DUF2637 domain-containing protein → MIRQRAENAVKVLILLAIGGMAGAAAFTHVHDLTVAHGQPNWIGWANAVAVELMAIYLGLEIRSRRRNGRPVGFVGVLLVAFSLLSLAAQVAEAEPTVWGWIVAAVPSLAFLALVKVVLSSAPAAPVGADDEDLAAVDEPEPEPVTADPEPVREPVVYTRVPTPPRLGPSAVLPPLGVVHPSRAGVAGGAR, encoded by the coding sequence ATGATCCGCCAACGCGCAGAGAACGCGGTGAAGGTGCTGATCCTGCTCGCCATCGGCGGGATGGCTGGGGCTGCTGCCTTCACCCACGTACATGACCTGACCGTCGCCCACGGCCAGCCCAACTGGATCGGCTGGGCCAACGCCGTAGCGGTCGAACTCATGGCCATCTACCTCGGACTGGAAATCCGATCCCGGCGTCGCAACGGTCGGCCGGTCGGGTTCGTCGGCGTCCTCCTCGTCGCCTTCTCCCTGCTCTCCCTCGCCGCCCAGGTCGCCGAAGCCGAACCCACCGTCTGGGGATGGATCGTCGCCGCCGTCCCGTCCCTCGCCTTCCTCGCCCTGGTCAAGGTCGTCCTGTCCAGCGCTCCCGCTGCACCCGTCGGCGCCGACGATGAGGACCTGGCCGCCGTCGACGAACCCGAACCAGAACCGGTCACAGCCGACCCCGAACCGGTACGGGAACCGGTCGTCTACACGCGCGTACCCACGCCGCCCCGCCTCGGACCATCGGCGGTCCTGCCACCGCTTGGTGTAGTGCATCCGAGTCGAGCAGGCGTTGCCGGAGGTGCCCGATGA
- a CDS encoding replication initiator, with translation MTIPTLPGLEPVTPEPLRPGSRAARMALPRSIDVLRDIATEYGVCIRPLPMRRTDLDTGLTEVIDLPCGATREDNCPPCAKKNRRLRQAQIREGWHRSDEPLPPPEPATEEQKALIVLRAHYEFARDEAVRSSQWDQVADLDEAIQEVEEAIVAEGLRGRVGPPHHVDGDDQADDDNGPRRKRSTRRRQDAPDLPRRKVEARTVGKTYKAPDGSTYQPSMWLTLTLDSYGPVLSDGTPVNPDRYDYRRAAWDAVHFPRLLDRFWQNLRRCEGWNVQYAGCVEPQRRLAPHAHFAIRGTIPRDILRTVAAATYHQVWWPSVDVQVYHRNRLPIWDEQASAWVDPDTRQPLTTWTEALDTIDQDEEAEPVHVVRFGAQVDARGVMPGTADAERTIRYVTKYITKATGDCHKITTDRQQRHLDRLWRQLQITPCTDRCPNWLLYGVQPKKAHAKLKPGRCKGKVHQRETLGIGGRRILVSRDWSGKTLADHKYDARAWVKALLGVTTDLAGVEHAQGATVERVRHAWELARPHDPDVTPLAHRLMRSISERARWRSELLAAKDRAAQQPISDLSATGNATTTGEEL, from the coding sequence ATGACCATCCCTACCCTGCCCGGCCTCGAACCGGTAACTCCCGAACCTCTCCGACCCGGATCACGGGCGGCCCGGATGGCGCTCCCTCGCTCCATCGACGTACTCCGGGACATCGCCACCGAATACGGCGTCTGCATCCGACCGCTTCCCATGCGCCGAACCGACCTCGACACCGGACTGACCGAGGTCATCGACCTCCCGTGCGGGGCGACCCGTGAGGACAACTGCCCGCCGTGCGCGAAGAAGAACCGGCGGCTGCGGCAGGCGCAGATCCGGGAAGGCTGGCACCGTTCCGACGAACCCCTACCCCCACCGGAACCCGCGACGGAGGAACAGAAGGCGCTGATCGTGCTGCGGGCGCACTACGAGTTTGCCCGGGACGAAGCCGTCCGCTCGTCTCAGTGGGACCAGGTCGCCGACCTCGATGAAGCGATCCAAGAGGTAGAAGAGGCCATCGTGGCGGAAGGACTACGCGGCCGAGTCGGACCACCGCATCACGTTGACGGTGACGACCAGGCCGACGACGACAACGGCCCTCGGCGGAAGCGTTCGACCAGGCGGCGGCAGGACGCACCCGACCTACCCCGCCGCAAGGTCGAAGCACGAACGGTCGGCAAGACGTACAAGGCACCGGACGGCAGCACCTACCAGCCGTCGATGTGGCTGACGCTCACCCTCGACTCCTACGGCCCGGTCCTCTCCGACGGCACCCCCGTGAACCCCGACCGGTACGACTACCGCCGAGCAGCGTGGGATGCGGTCCACTTCCCCCGACTGCTCGACCGGTTCTGGCAGAACCTCCGTCGTTGCGAGGGCTGGAACGTCCAGTACGCCGGCTGCGTCGAGCCGCAACGGCGCCTCGCCCCACACGCCCACTTCGCCATCCGGGGAACCATCCCGCGCGACATCCTCCGCACCGTGGCGGCGGCGACGTACCACCAAGTGTGGTGGCCGAGCGTGGACGTACAGGTCTACCACCGCAACCGGCTCCCCATCTGGGACGAGCAAGCCTCGGCCTGGGTCGACCCGGATACCCGGCAACCGCTGACCACCTGGACCGAAGCCCTCGACACGATCGACCAGGACGAAGAAGCCGAACCCGTACACGTCGTCCGCTTCGGCGCCCAGGTCGACGCACGCGGCGTCATGCCCGGCACCGCCGACGCCGAACGCACCATCCGGTACGTCACGAAGTACATCACCAAAGCCACCGGCGACTGCCACAAGATCACCACCGACCGACAGCAACGCCACCTCGACCGGCTCTGGCGCCAACTCCAGATCACACCCTGCACCGACCGATGCCCCAACTGGCTCCTCTACGGCGTCCAGCCAAAGAAGGCACACGCCAAGCTCAAGCCCGGCCGCTGCAAAGGCAAGGTCCACCAACGGGAAACCCTCGGCATCGGCGGCCGGCGCATCCTCGTCTCCCGCGACTGGTCCGGGAAGACCCTCGCCGACCACAAGTACGACGCCCGCGCATGGGTGAAAGCACTCCTCGGCGTCACCACCGACCTCGCCGGGGTCGAGCACGCGCAGGGCGCCACCGTCGAACGGGTCCGGCACGCGTGGGAACTCGCCCGACCACACGACCCCGACGTGACACCTCTCGCCCACCGGCTCATGCGCTCCATCTCCGAACGCGCCCGGTGGCGCTCCGAACTCCTCGCGGCCAAGGACCGAGCAGCCCAGCAGCCGATCTCAGATCTCTCGGCAACTGGCAACGCCACCACCACCGGGGAGGAACTGTGA
- a CDS encoding helix-turn-helix transcriptional regulator, which yields MKGDELLTVPEVLAELRVPRSTWYYWRQVGKGPRVIKLPNGELRVRRSALGQWLGALECDAA from the coding sequence GTGAAGGGCGACGAGCTGCTGACCGTGCCCGAGGTCCTGGCGGAACTCCGGGTTCCCCGCTCGACCTGGTACTACTGGCGGCAGGTTGGCAAGGGGCCACGGGTGATCAAGCTTCCGAACGGGGAGCTTCGCGTACGCCGTTCCGCGCTGGGCCAGTGGCTCGGTGCGCTGGAGTGCGATGCCGCGTGA
- a CDS encoding tyrosine-type recombinase/integrase, producing MNSYEIQIWEITKRADRKARPWRVRWAVGGVRFEELFRSKALANSFRSELVKASNAGEPFDTTTGRPASESRTMNQTTWYAHSRDYIQMKWPRAAAKTRRSIVEALTPIAMTLTYPTKRGRPADQVLREALYLYGFNPRRWSDEIPDAYAAALTWLEGASLPVVELDSPPMIRRVLDSLCVRLDGKSAAASTVQRKRATFYNALGYAVERELLASNPVDRVQWTAPEVAQAIDRRVVANPVQVAALLEAVESLGNRADRVTAFFGCLYYAGMRPSEAADLRRDDCDLPGHCPDCESDFDDLAAVQSSASCDHEKIEPRWGRLVLAGTAPRAGTHWTDDGQAHEQRGLKHRARKETRTVPIPPQLVELLAKHVKTYGVAPDGRFFRGLHGGPLSESVYDRWWKLARQQALTEPQVASPLVRRPYDLRHAAASLWLNAGVPATEVARRLGHGVAVLLRVYANCIDGGEGTVNDKIGGALQ from the coding sequence GTGAACAGCTACGAGATCCAGATCTGGGAGATCACCAAACGGGCAGACCGGAAGGCCCGTCCCTGGCGGGTCCGCTGGGCAGTAGGCGGTGTGCGGTTCGAAGAGTTGTTCCGATCGAAGGCGCTGGCCAACTCGTTCCGCTCTGAGCTGGTCAAGGCATCCAACGCGGGGGAGCCGTTCGACACCACCACAGGACGCCCGGCCTCGGAGTCACGGACGATGAACCAAACCACCTGGTACGCGCACAGCCGCGACTACATCCAGATGAAGTGGCCCCGAGCGGCGGCCAAAACCCGGCGCTCGATCGTCGAAGCGTTGACTCCGATCGCCATGACCCTCACCTACCCGACGAAGCGGGGCCGTCCTGCCGATCAGGTGCTACGTGAAGCGCTGTACCTCTACGGCTTCAACCCGCGTCGCTGGTCGGATGAGATCCCGGACGCGTACGCGGCGGCGCTGACCTGGTTGGAAGGGGCGTCCCTGCCGGTCGTCGAGCTGGACTCTCCGCCGATGATCCGCCGTGTCCTGGACAGTCTTTGCGTACGGCTGGACGGCAAGTCCGCCGCTGCCTCGACCGTCCAGCGGAAGCGGGCCACCTTCTATAACGCGCTCGGCTACGCGGTAGAGCGGGAGCTGTTGGCCTCGAACCCGGTTGATCGGGTGCAGTGGACGGCTCCCGAGGTGGCCCAGGCCATCGACCGGCGGGTGGTCGCGAACCCGGTTCAGGTTGCGGCCCTCCTGGAAGCCGTGGAATCTCTCGGCAACCGGGCGGACCGGGTCACAGCGTTCTTCGGCTGTCTCTACTACGCCGGGATGCGGCCCTCGGAAGCGGCGGACCTACGGCGGGACGACTGTGATCTACCGGGGCACTGCCCCGACTGTGAGAGCGACTTCGACGATTTGGCGGCGGTCCAATCGTCGGCATCCTGCGACCACGAGAAGATCGAACCTCGCTGGGGTCGACTGGTGCTCGCCGGGACCGCGCCGCGTGCCGGCACCCACTGGACCGATGACGGCCAGGCGCACGAGCAGCGGGGCCTCAAGCATCGGGCACGCAAAGAGACACGTACCGTCCCGATCCCGCCCCAACTGGTCGAGTTGCTGGCGAAGCATGTCAAGACGTACGGCGTTGCTCCGGACGGTCGGTTCTTCCGAGGTCTGCACGGCGGGCCGCTCTCCGAGTCGGTCTACGACCGGTGGTGGAAGCTCGCCCGCCAACAGGCGTTGACGGAACCACAGGTCGCGTCGCCTCTGGTCCGGCGCCCCTATGACCTACGTCATGCGGCGGCCTCGCTCTGGCTCAACGCTGGAGTGCCGGCGACGGAGGTTGCCCGACGGCTGGGTCACGGCGTCGCCGTACTGCTCCGGGTCTACGCCAACTGCATCGACGGGGGAGAGGGCACCGTAAATGACAAGATCGGTGGCGCGCTTCAATGA
- a CDS encoding helix-turn-helix transcriptional regulator — protein sequence MTSSSAAAQHLRDLARLRRVRDRIDREYAQPLDVEALARGVNMSAGHLSREFRRAYGESPYAYLMTRRIERAMALLRRGDLSVTEVCFAVGCSSLGTFSTRFTELVGVPPSVYRSRTAGVTAGMPPCVAKQVTRPIRNREAAAREPQLA from the coding sequence GTGACCAGCAGTTCCGCCGCAGCGCAGCACCTGCGCGACCTCGCCCGGCTGCGCCGCGTACGCGATCGGATAGATCGGGAGTACGCGCAGCCGCTGGACGTCGAGGCGCTTGCCCGTGGGGTGAACATGTCGGCCGGGCACCTCAGCCGCGAGTTCCGGCGCGCGTACGGCGAGTCGCCGTACGCCTATCTCATGACCCGGCGGATCGAGCGTGCGATGGCCCTGCTGCGTCGTGGCGATCTCAGCGTCACCGAAGTCTGTTTCGCGGTCGGCTGCTCCTCGCTGGGCACCTTCAGCACTCGTTTCACCGAGTTGGTCGGTGTGCCGCCGAGCGTCTACCGGAGCCGGACGGCCGGCGTGACGGCGGGGATGCCGCCGTGCGTCGCAAAACAGGTGACCAGACCGATCAGGAATCGAGAAGCGGCGGCCCGTGAGCCGCAACTAGCGTGA
- a CDS encoding VOC family protein: MDITIHSSFLPHTDPDASLAFYRDTLGFEVRNDVGYEGMRWITVGPAGQPDTSVVLHPPTANPGLTDDERQTILELMAKGSYFGFNLATADLDATFAKLEAGGAEVVQEPTEQPYGVRDCAFRDPAGNMIRIQELR, encoded by the coding sequence ATGGACATCACCATTCATTCGAGCTTCCTGCCGCACACCGACCCGGACGCCTCCCTGGCCTTCTACCGCGACACCCTCGGCTTCGAGGTCCGCAACGACGTCGGATACGAGGGGATGCGCTGGATCACCGTCGGCCCGGCCGGCCAACCCGACACGTCCGTCGTCCTGCACCCGCCGACCGCCAACCCCGGCCTCACCGACGACGAGCGCCAAACCATCCTGGAGCTGATGGCCAAGGGCAGCTACTTCGGCTTCAACCTGGCCACCGCCGACCTCGACGCCACCTTCGCGAAGCTGGAGGCCGGCGGCGCGGAGGTCGTCCAGGAGCCGACCGAGCAGCCGTACGGCGTTCGTGACTGTGCCTTCCGCGACCCCGCCGGCAACATGATCCGCATCCAGGAACTGCGCTGA